The following is a genomic window from Desulforhopalus sp..
CATCAATGGGGAAGAAGCCGAGGGTCGCCCCGTATTCCGGGGTCATGTTGGCAATTGTTGCCCGGTCGGGGATAGAGAGATGCTCCATGCCCGGTCCAAAATATTCGACAAATTTCTCCACTACCTTGTTGCGGCGGAGCAGCTCAGTAAGGGTGAGAACCAGATCGGTGGCGGTGACTCCGGGCCGCAACCGGCCGGTGAGGCGCACGCCGATAACCTCGGGGATTGACATGTAGTACGGTTGGCCGAGCATTACCGCCTCTGCTTCGATGCCGCCTACACCCCAGCCGAGGACACCGATGCCGTTGATCATTGGTGTATGGGAGTCGAGGCCGACCAGGCTGTCGGGGTAGGTGAAGGCCTTGCCGCCACGCTCCTCGGCGATGGTCACCCGGCCGAGGTGCTCGAGATTGACCTGGTGACAGATGCCTGAATTCGGCGGCACAACCTTGAAATTATTGAAATTCCGCTGGGCCCACTTGAGCAGGGTGTAGCGTTCGCTGTTGCGCTCGTATTCCTTTGCGACGTTGGCGGTGAGGCTTGTGCCAGTGCCGGAATAATCGATCTGCACCGAGTGGTCGGCGACCAGTTCCACAGGCACCCGCGGGTTGACCCGGGCCGGGTCGCCGCCCAGCTGCTTGACCGCGTCGCGCATCGCCGCCAGGTCAACTACAGCTGGTACGCCGGTGAAGTCCTGCATCAGCACGCGGGCGGGGTGGAAAGGAATCTCCACCGGCGCGGCGTACCGCTTTTGCCAACCGGTAATAGCCATGAGGTCCTTTTCACCGACGATCTTGCCGTCAAATTTTCTCAGAATATTCTCAACCAGGATGCGGATTGAGAAAGGAAGCCGGTCTATGGCCCCAAAACCCGCCCTGGCAAGTTCGTTTATGGCATAAAAATGATAGGCCTTACCGTCTCCCGGCAGTTGCTTAACATAGTCCTGGTTGGTCATGGTCATTTTCATCCTGAAGTTGACTGTTATTGGGTAATCGCTTGTCCCCGTGAGGTAAAGGAGATGCCGAGCTGATTTTGGCTGCCGATCATGATTGATTCGATAATCGGCGGACTGAGCAGTTCGGCGGCGTGCCATTTGACGATAAAATTTGCTCCGGAACCTCCGGTATCGTCATTTTGGGGGACGACGAACCGCTCAGCAGTTAAGGGTTTTAGAACCAAGGGAGTGGAGACGAATTTTTTAAGGACACCGCCTTGAGTGGCGTAATAATCGACAGCGGTGACTGTCAGAGAGCGGGTTGGGGAGATGTTGCGGATGCTGATCGTAACCGTCAGCAACAGTGGTGACTCCCGGTTGCCATGGTAGATATGCGAGTATGCAGGGACATAGACGGTCTGCCCCTTGGACGTCGGCAGTTTTTCTTCGGAGGCGAAGGCCAGGGGCAGGGCGAAGAGGAGTAGGCAAACGGTGACAACGAGT
Proteins encoded in this region:
- a CDS encoding DUF3124 domain-containing protein; translated protein: MRKKHQSTILVVTVCLLLFALPLAFASEEKLPTSKGQTVYVPAYSHIYHGNRESPLLLTVTISIRNISPTRSLTVTAVDYYATQGGVLKKFVSTPLVLKPLTAERFVVPQNDDTGGSGANFIVKWHAAELLSPPIIESIMIGSQNQLGISFTSRGQAITQ